In Brienomyrus brachyistius isolate T26 chromosome 2, BBRACH_0.4, whole genome shotgun sequence, the genomic window TTAGGAGCCTTATGATCTGGGGAAAAAAGCTCCTCTTTGACCTTTCAGTTCTGGTCATAAGGCTGCGGAACTGTTTGCCTGAATTCAGCAGGCAGAATAGAGAGTTATTGGGGTAGGAGGGGTCCTTGAAGATTTTTGAGGCTCTGGTCCTACAGCGGTTGTTGTAGTTGTCTTGTAGGGAGGGCCAGGCAATTCTGGTGCAGCGCTCAGCTGCATTAACCACCTATGCAGGGTTTTCCGGTCCTGGGCAGAACAGTTCCAGAACCATGATGTAATGCTCATGGTCAGTATGCTCTCTACAGCAGCCGAGTAGAAGGCTTTTAGGACAGCAGGAGAGACCTTAAACCTCCTCAGCTGCCTCAGATGGTAGAGCAGATGGTGCCTCGCCTTGCTGATCagagcacatgtgtgtgtggaccAGGTGAGGTCCTCCTGTAGATGGATGCCGAGGTATTTGAAAGTGCTCATCCTCTCCACCATAACACCGTTGATGTTGACAGGTGGGAAAGAGCTCTACTGCCTCCTGTCATCCACAATCAGTTCCTTTGTTTTGATGACGTTCAGTTGGATACTGTTATCCTGACACCACTTTTCCAGGTTCTCCACTTCCTTCAAGTAGGCCGACTCATcattgttggagatgaggccgaGCACTACTGCGTCATCAGCAAATTTCACATAGGAATTTGAGCTGAGTGTGGCTACACAGTCATAGGGGTAGAGGGTGTACAGCAGTGGGCTCCAGAAACAGCCTTGTGGAGCTCCCGCGTTGAGGGTGATTGCGGTGAATACACAGTTGCCTACTCTCACCACCTGGGGTCTTATAAAGAAAATCCAGAATCCATCTGCTCAGCTGGTCCCAGATCCCTCAGCTTGGTGAACAGTCTGAGAGGGACTATGGTACTGAATGCTGAGCTGTAGTCTATAAACAGCAATCCCACATAATTCCCCCTCTTTCCATCCACATGAGTGAGGGTAGTATGTAGGACATGAGAGATGGCGTCCTCAGTGGATCTGTTGGTGCGGTAGGCGAACTGCAGTGGATCGATGGAGTTGGGGATGGCAGAACAGAGGAAGTTCTTAAGAAGATTCTCGAACATCTTCATGACAAAAAATGTTAAGGCCAGGGGGTGATAGTCATTGAGGCTTGAGGGCTTGCTACTCTTTGGATTTTTTAAAACACGCAGGTATGACAGACTGAGCCAGAGACTCGTTGAAAATATGGGTAAACACATTGGCTAGCTGGTCAGCGCAGCTCCGCAGTATACGTCCGGAGATGCCATCCCGTGCCACAGCTTTCCTGGTGTTCATTCGCACAGGGCAACATGCATGTCATGCGCCGTCACAGACACTGGAAATTCACCACTGATGTCCTCACACTGAACTGGCAGGCTGTCggtggacggcttgctgtttACATCAAACAGCGCGTAGAACAAGTTAAGTTCATCAGCGGACGCGGAGACAGTGCTCGGAGCAGTGGGCCTTTTACATTACCTTTAAAATCCGTATTGGTGCACAGACTGTGCCACAAGCGGCAGGAGTCGTTCAGCTGGAAGTGGGACTCCACCCGCGCTTGATACCTGCGTTTCACCTCTCTGACTAATGATTTTGCCTCTCTGACTTCATTTGGATatgtttctgaaatgttttgctGCACAGTACTGCAACTTAAGCTGTCTTAAGCTGCCTTTTACAGTAGCTCCAGCTCATTGTTGAccttttcctttcctttcctttcctttccttaaCGCTTAaccttttaatttaattccatACTCTGATCATGGATATTTATAGTACTTTGGTGTTTGCACTAGTGGCTTTactgtttcattttttattttttacgccTGTGTTTGGAGACTCAGAGAGCAGCCGCAACTCTATTGTTTATAGACTCTATTGTGATCAGCTGCTGGCCCTGCATAGCACAGCTACGCTGCACCGAGAGAGACCTGTGACTCCCCGCGAAATGAGAAGGAAGAGACGTGGATGccgtgctgggagggagcgtcGTGCCAGAAGGAGACGATATAATCCTGTTCTCCCCTCCATTATTATGGGAAATGTAAGATCTCTTCCCAACGAGATGGATGAGCTGGCGGCGCTAACCCGGCATCAGAAGGAATACCGGGAGAGTAGCATCATGGTGCTAATGGAGACATGGCTAACTGCACTAACACCAGACACCAACGCTGCGCTACATGGATTTCACCTGTCACGGGCGGACAGGACAAGTGAGAGCGGCAAGAGGAAAGGTGGGGGGCTAGCAGTATTCGTTAATGAGAAATGGTGTAATACTGGACATATCACTAGTAAGGAGAAACTCTGCAGCAGAGACATCCAGCTGCTAGTCATTAGCATGAGACCATACTACCTTCCGAGGGAATTCTCGCATGTTATCCTTATAGCTGCGTACATTCCCCCCTCTGCTAATGCGGATGCtgcttgtgatgtcattcattcTACGTCCAGCAAACTGCAGACACGGCACCCTAATGCTCTCCTTCTCATCTCCGGTGACTTTAATCATGTCTCTCtagactccatccatccatccatccatccatcatctcccgcttaatccggggtcgggtcgcgggggcagcagtctcagcagggagacccaaactccctctccccggcggccacttcatccagctcctctggggggatcctgaGGTGTTCCCAGcccagctgagagacatagtctctccagcgtgtcctgggtcttccccggggtctcctcccagtgggacatgcccggaatacctccccagggaggcgtcccggaggcatcctgatcagatgcccgagccacctcatctggctactctcgatgcggaggagcagcggctctactctgagtccctcccgaatgaccgagctcctcaccctatctctaagggagagcccagccaccctacggaggaaactcatttcggccgcttgtacccgcgatctcgttctttcggtcactacccatagctcatgaccataggtgagggtaggaacatagatcgactggtaaatcgagaccttcgccttttggctcagctctctcttcaccatgacagaccgatgcagcgcccgcatcactgctgacgccgcaccgatctgcctgtcaatctcccgctccattgttcccccactcgtgaacaagaccccgagatacttaaactcctccacttagggaaggaccccatccccaacccgaagagagcattctacccttttccggctgactCCACTTTACCCTTATTCACTCAATATGTTACATGCTTCACAAGAGGCAATAAAACACTGGACCAGCTATATGCCAACACAAAGGGAGCACATACTGTAACTCATCACCTCTCCCTCCCCTGGGAAGATCGGATCACAACCTAGTGCATGTTTTCCCAGTGTACAAAGTTTTAGTGTGCAGGGAACCAACAGTCCCCTGCATAGTGAAAAGATGATCTGTTGAGGCTGAAGAGGCTCTAAAAGACTGCTTTGGTACTACTATGTGGGATATGCTctgtgaggatgaggaggaggacatTGACAGTCTGGTGCACCATATAACGGATTATATCAACTTTTGTGTAGATATTGCCGTACCCCCCAGGACTGTTAGGTGTTTCTCTAACAACAAACCATGGATCACTCCAGACATTAAGACTCtccataaaaagaaaaagagagcCTTTAAGTCAGGAGACAAGGATGAGCTGAAGAGTGTTCAGTGACAGCTGAGGAGGGTGATCAGAGCAGGGATAGTCATCAGGCTAACTGCACTAGCAGTTAGCAGGGACTTACGTGAGGATCCTGTTTGTGGACTTCAGTTCGGCCTTCAACACTATCATCCCAAACCTACTCCTGCAAAAATTAACTCAGCTCTCCGTGCCTACCTCCCTCTGTCAGTGGATCACCAGCTTCTTGACAGACAGGCAGCAACTAGTAAAACTGGGAAAATTCTCATCCAGCACTCGCACAATCAGCACTGGCGCTCCTCAGGGttgtgtcctctccccactgctcttctccctctacaccaatGACTGCACCTCCAAAGACCCCTCTGTCAAGCTCCTgaagtttgcagatgacactaCAATCATCGGCCTCATTCAGGACGGTGacgagtctgcctacagacagGAGGTTAATGAACTAGCTGTCTGGTGCAACCATAACAACCTGGAGCTTAACACGCTTAAAACAGTAGAGATGACAGTAGACTTCAGGAAGAACCCCCCTGCACTCCCCCCTCTCACCATCATGGATAGCACTCTAATGACAGTGGAGTCATTCAGATTCCTCGGCAACACCATCTCTCAGGACCTGAAGTGGGACATACATATTGACGCAATTGTCAAAAAGGCCCAACAGAGGCTGTTCTTCCTTCGCCAGCTAAGGAACTTCAACCTGCCTCAGGAACTACTGAAACAGTTCTACACTGCCATCATCGAATCCGTCCTCTGCACCTCAATAACTGTCTGGTTCAGCTCAGCTACCAAATCTGACCTTAGAAGACTGCATCGAACAGTCCGGACTGCTGAGCGAATTATTGGTACAACCCTTCCTACTCTCCAAGAACTGTACTTATCCCGAGTGAGCAAAAAGGCTGGCAAAATCACTCTGGACCCCTCACATCCAGCACACTCCCTCTTTGAACTATTGCCGTCCGGACGACGCTACAGAGCACTGAGCACCAGAACAGCCAGGCACAGGAACAGCTTCTTCCTTCAAGCAATCCGTCTCATGAACACTTCACAATAAACGTGAAACACACAACACTATCATACATTCACTTATCCAGTTATTTACTTAACACACATACTTATTTACACTTCTAATTGCACCTTACGTACATTGCTAAttgtttactttatattttgtttacttTATTTTTTGGATATTGTAACGCTATTGCTATTTTTGCACATTGTATGTCTTATATAACTGTATATTGTTCTTTTTTATTACGTCATTCTATTGCACTGTGGAGCTTATGTCACCACAACAAATTCCTAGTATGTGGAAACATACATGGCAATAaagcacattctgattctgattctgatctaCAAAAGGAGGATGGAGAATCAGCTGCAGCTAAATAATGTAAGTGGAATCTGGAGGGGCCTGAAAACAATCTCAGGTACAAGGAGCGCAATTCCCAGCCAGTAAGGGACAGTAAGTGGGTGAATGAACTGAATCACTTCTTTAACAGTTTCgattcattatcagtattattCAGTACCCCCTAACCATGTTCTGCCTTACGTTCCTCAGTTACCTtcacattttgcgggatagccagcatggatttaggagaggtagatcctgtttaacaaatctgatggagttttttgaggaagctactcaggaagttgatgataagaaggcctatgatgtcatctacttagatttccaaaaggcttttgatgttgtcccccacaagaggctcctactcaaactcaaagcgacaggtattttaggtaccgtagcgacctggattgataactggttaacagataggaaacagcgagtagttataaaaggcacaatgtcacagtgggcttgcgttcatagtgggtgTGAGGGACCGAGATGGCAGGCATGAGGCACACAgctaaattagaaaaaaatcctttttaatttacaaaaagaaaacaatttaacaaaagaaataaacCTGGGCCCACAAAGAAAATCAACTTCACACCACAGCTAACAATACAACTAAACCAACAAGCTGACTTCTCAAACAAGACACCATAAAGACTATATATACTGGTTGGCCAACCCACAAgatacaaaagaaaaaagtaacaataacaaataccacaaataaatcaaaacagAACAATCAACTAATGCTTcaatcaaaataaacaaaatcaaattaacaccaaaaacatacctaaacaataaaataaaactaaataccaaGCTATTCCACCCCCAACAAACAACCAGTTGGAGTTGTCCAATTTCCTGTCTTTTAGCCCAGCTTCCATATTGGCCACCTCTTTGCCTGGAACAGCCGGGAATCCCTTCAATACTCCGCACGGTAAAtcaaaaagaaacacaattaAACTCAAGACACATTATTCCACAGTTAACTAAATGTGCGCGCTTCATCCAGCAAACTGGGTAAATGTGTTAAATAAGgaaacaaaacaattaaatatttaaatcaattaaatcaattaattaaatattaattaaatcaaatattAATCATCAATATGCTACaactaaacaaacataaaaaccaTGAAATGATACCTCCCTTCAACTTAACTGTGTGGCTGTAGAGGCAGCCATCACACACATCCCCCCTTCAGAAACCTCGCTGCAGCAGCGGGACAGGTAATCTGCTGTGACGTTGTCTCGGCCCGGAACATGGACGATGGTAaaccggaagggctgcagggccAGGTACCATCTTGTGATCCTCCCATTAGTGTCTTTCATACGTTCCAGCCACTGAAGAGCCTTGTGGTCGGTCTCCAACATAAATTCCCTACCCAGCAgataatatttaaaggaatcCAGGGCCCATTTGATAGCCAACGCCTCCTTCTCGATGGTGGAGTAACGACACTCCCTGGGAAAAAGCTTACGGCTTATAAAAGCAACAGGATGTCGGTCCTCTGGAAGACCCTGCAAAAGCACAGCCCCAATTCCCCTGTCGGAAGCATCAGTCTGTACAATAAATGATTTATCAAAGTCTGGATTGTGAAGCACTGGGTCCTTACTCAAGGCCTGCTGGACATCACGAAATGCTGCTGTTGCTTCGGCAGTCCACTGCACCCGATTAGGAGATCTTGAGCCAGTCATATCAGTCAATAGAGCAGCCCTAGCTGAAAAGTTGGGTATGAAACGATGGTAAAATCCAGCCATCCCCATGAAGGACCTCAGCTGCTTCCTCGTCTGTGGCAGAGGACACGCCTCAATAGCCTTGACCTTCTGAACCTGGGGCCTTACCACTCCACTACCTACAATGAACCCCAGATATTCAGTCTCCATTTTAGCAAACACGCACTTTGCAGGATTGACGGTCACGCCTGCAGAATGCAGACACTCCAGCACTCTCTGCAAGTGATCCAAATGCTCTTGCCAGGTGTTGCTGAAAATGACAATGTCATCCAAGTATGCACAAGTAAAATCTGATAGTCCATCCAATACCCGATCCATCAGCCTTTGGAAGGTTGCAGGGGCCCCATGCAAGCCAAAAGGAAGAACCGTAAACTGGTAAAGACCCCATGGGGTCCTAAATGCTGTTAACTCCCGAGACCGCTTGGTCAAGGGTACTTGCCAATAACCTTTACACAAATCCATTGTGGTCAAATACTTTGCCTTACCTAAACGGTCAATCAACTCATCAATCCGTGGAGTTGGATATGAATCAAACTTTGAAACAGAGTTAAGATACCGGAAGTCAATACAAAATCTAATTGTTCCATCCTTCTTGGGAACCAAGACCACCGGATTACACCACTCACTCCTTGAAGCTTCAATAATCCCCCTTGCCTGCATAAAATCCACTTCCTCCTTTAGAGCTCCAAGAAGACGTTCTGGTATCCTATAACTCCTACGCTTTACCGCTGCATCAATTTTCAAACAAATATCATGCACCACCAAATGTGTACGACCCGGATGCTCCTCAAATACCTCCGGATTAAGTAAGGATTTCACCTGCATCTGTTGCTGTTCAGTGAGATGGCCCAGATCCACTTCGGGGGTCGAGGGTAGAGGCAAGTACTCATCtacctcttcctcttcttccacACTCCTGATCAGCAACACCTTACTCCCTTCTTCAGGTCCTGGCACCCACTCTTTCAAAAGGTTCACATGAAGCACTCTACTGGACCGATGGTGCCCTGGAGTGGCAACCTGATAAGTAGTAGATCCCAACTTCCTCTGCACCTCAAAGGGGCCTTGCCATTTTGCCAACAACTTACTTTCAGTAGTAGGCAACATCACCAAAACCTTCTGCCCGGGGGCAAAACTCCTCTGCCGAGCTGATCGATCGTACCAAACCCTCTGACGATGTTGCGCATCTGCCATATGCATTTGAGCCAGCTCACTCATATCTTTCAGTTTCTCTCTCATCTGTACCACATACGAAATAACATTAACAGACTTGGTCTTCCCCTGGTCCCCTTCCCAAGTTTGTTTCAACAAGGAAAGCGGCCCTCTAACCTCATGCCCATAAAGCAACTCGAAGGGGGAAAACCCTGTAGAGGCCTGTGGTACTTCCCTGTACGCAAAGAGCAAATAGGGGAGCCATTGGTCCTAGTCTGAACCCGTATCATTTACAAATCGCCGGAGCATCTGCTTAAGAGTTTGATTAAACCGTTCCGTCAACCCATCTGTCTGTGGATGGTAAGGTGTAGTCCGCATGCTTTTAATACCAAGTAGCTTGTATACCTGTTGAAGCAGTGATGACATAAAATTAGTTCCCTGGTCCGTTAAAATCTCCAAAGGAAACCCAACccttgaaaataattgcaccaaGGAAAATGCCACAGCCTTTGCCTTAACAGACTTTAAGGGGAAAACTTCAGGGTATTTCGTTGCATAGTCTGTAACAACCAACATATACCGATTACCCATCTTGCTCCTCTCCACGGGACCAACAACATCCATACCCAATCGCTCAAATGGAGTAGCAATAATAGGCAAAGGCTGAAGTGGAGCTTTAGAAGGGCCTTTGGCTGATGTCAACTGACACTGAGGGCAGCTTCTACAGAATTTAGCCACATCAGACTGCAAGCCAGGCCAATAGAAATGCCGTTTAATACGAGCTGTAGTCTTGTGTCTCCCCAGATGACCAGCCCAAGGAATGGAATGACCCAAGGTAAGTACAAGTTGCCGAACCATATTAGGGACCATCAACTGTACTACTGACCCCTGCCGTCGATACAACACACCTTTCTGCAGGAAATACTTTTCCTTCTGTCCACCAGCCTCAGTTCTTGCCTCCCCCTCCCTTACCCCCGGGAAAAAGGGAGCCAAACTTGAATCGTTGTGCTGCATTTCCACCATGTTAACCGGGATCTCATAACCCAAGAGCATGTCAGGAGCTACACCCTCTGGCGGATTCACAACACTATGCTGAAATTTCTCACGCCGCCTTTGGGTCCGTGGCTTCCTAGACTTCCCAGGCCGCGTCTCCAGGTCAACACCAAAAAAAGGCAGTCCACTGAGGGTTGAAGGAGGTTCTTCTACCCGTTTACCTCGGGCCCGGGTAACCACAATATTACAGTTCTGGATTGGAGATAACAGGTCAAAAAGGACTGGCATATCCCGGCCCAAGACCACTGGAAACGGCAAACGATCAGCAACGCCAACCGTTAATAAATAGACTTGACCACCGACCTCAATGTAAACATCCGCTGTAGGGTAAAACTTCTCGTCCCCATGTATACAGCAAATGGGAAGAGTCTCCAGTAAACTGATTGCATTGGTGGGTACAAACTGTCTCTGAACCAGGGTCTGGTCACTACCTGAATCAATTAAAGCTTTAAGAGGTCTCCCGTTTATTTTAACAGACCTGGTTTGATGTGCACCCAACATGGGTTTTACTTCCGAACATGGCACCAAACACATTTGGGTGAGCTTAGCTGGATTCCTAGGGCACCTAGACTTGATATGACCATCTTGTCCACACAGATAACACACAGGTATTTTACCTTGCTTTGATGCTGACTGATTCTCTCTCATAAGGAGCTTACTCCCCCCCGATGTTGGATTTTGAGGGTACTGAGCGGGTGTTTGCCTATGGGAGACTCTGGCAGTTTTCCATGCTGCATAACTCCATGGTTCCCCCTTCCTGCGAGCAGCTACAAACACATCAGCCAGATTGGCCGCCTCAGCAGCGGATACTGGATCATGTTCCCTAATCCAGACCTGCAATTCTGGAGACAACATCCTGAGATACTGTTCCAGAATAATTACTTCCCCAATCTCACAAACTGTCTTACCATGGGGCTGAGTCCATTTGTTATACAGCTCCTTCAGCCTCACATACAACTCCTTAGGGGTTTCTCCACGTCCAACTTCTGAAGAGCGAAACCTCTGTCTGTAAGCCTCAGGGTTGATGTCATATTTCCTTAAAATTGCTGCTTTtacacaatcataatcattagaCTCATCCAAATCCATCTGAACATACGCACTCCTGGCCTTACCAGTTAACAGGGGGAGGAGGCGAAAAACCCAGTCCAGCTTAGGCCACCGGCATGCTGCAGCAATtctttcaaatgttaacaaaaAATGCTCCACATCATCGTCATCCATTAACTTTTCCAATTTAGGGTCGCTAAAGGAGCGGGGCTGCCCCGTGAAAGTACTGACTCGCTCACGGCCTGGTACAAGCATACCTGGGGCTTGTGGGGGTGAGTAGAGTCCCTCAGAAACCTCCTGTGACTCTGGTCCTGTCACCAATAGCTCTGGAACAGAAGTGCGAGCCTGCACCTCCAGCTGCAAAAGTTGAAATTGATGTTGTAAAGCTTTAAAGCGCTGCTCCTGTCGTGCCGCTTCTTCACTCATCCGTGCTTCTCGTGCCTCTTGCTGCCCCATAAATGCCCGAAAGATTGCTGGCAGTTCTGCTAAGGACTGTTCTCCCATGGTTTCCCCATCGGTGCCTATAGGGCCTTCAGAGGCTCCAGCTTCTTCTACCTCAGCCCCACCAGTCTGGGCCTCTAGCCCAGCCTGTATCTCTGTCCCAGCCAAGCTCACTTTCAATCCTTTACCTCCACGGAGCATCATTCAAAAACTTAACCAAAAAAACTGTGTCCTCTACCCAacgatcccaccgctgccac contains:
- the LOC125716590 gene encoding uncharacterized protein LOC125716590 → MMLRGGKGLKVSLAGTEIQAGLEAQTGGAEVEEAGASEGPIGTDGETMGEQSLAELPAIFRAFMGQQEAREARMSEEAARQEQRFKALQHQFQLLQLEVQARTSVPELLVTGPESQEVSEGLYSPPQAPGMLVPGRERVSTFTGQPRSFSDPKLEKLMDDDDVEHFLLTFERIAAACRWPKLDWVFRLLPLLTGKARSAYVQMDLDESNDYDCVKAAILRKYDINPEAYRQRFRSSEVGRGETPKELYVRLKELYNKWTQPHAARRKGEPWSYAAWKTARVSHRQTPAQYPQNPTSGGSKLLMRENQSASKQGKIPVCYLCGQDGHIKSRCPRNPAKLTQMCLVPCSEVKPMLGAHQTRSVKINGRPLKALIDSGSDQTLVQRQFVPTNAISLLETLPICCIHGDEKFYPTADVYIEVGGQVYLLTVGVADRLPFPVVLGRDMPVLFDLLSPIQNCNIVVTRARGKRVEEPPSTLSGLPFFGVDLETRPGKSRKPRTQRRREKFQHSVVNPPEGVAPDMLLGYEIPVNMVEMQHNDSSLAPFFPGVREGEARTEAGGQKEKYFLQKGVLYRRQGSVVQLMVPNMVRQLVLTLGHSIPWAGHLGRHKTTARIKRHFYWPGLQSDVAKFCRSCPQCQLTSAKGPSKAPLQPLPIIATPFERLGMDVVGPVERSKMGNRYMLVVTDYATKYPEVFPLKSVKAKAVAFSLVQLFSRVGFPLEILTDQGTNFMSSLLQQVYKLLGIKSMRTTPYHPQTDGLTERFNQTLKQMLRRFVNDTGSD